The window TAGAGACTAAAGAGTTCTAGATGGAATAAAACACTTTAATAAAAGAAGATAAATGTTTTCACAATTCACAATAATCAAAAGGAATAAGTGGGGTAGGATAGCATCTACCAGATATTGCGAGAGGGCAAGACAttggtcccttttttttttcctatcgGCTGGTCAAATCTAGAAGGTAATGTGTGGTTGAAGGGAAATGTGGTGATGAGGTAAATTTGTTAGGGTTTTGCATTGTGAACAACGTGTCTATTTTGGACCTCGGACCTCGGCATGGTGGCACGCCTAGGCGCTGACTAGCTATGCTTCAGTCTTTGAATTATCAATGACTGATGTTGATGGAGTTGTTTCATCGAAATAGCTTCTTTATTGATCACTCCTACGGTCCCACCAAACATGCCACTATATTTGTGCCGATTTTTACCGATCTACAAACTGTTGTTCATTAAGTGATGGTTGCTAGCATGTCACTTAATTTGTGCAAGGAAAACCTTATGAATAAATCAATTTGGTGGAAATAACATTGCATCGATTATGCTAACTTCTAGGACAATTGCCATTTGTCCCACCTTGAGCAACCTCAAGGACTTAAAAAATTCGTGCTAAGAGTAACCAATTAAGAAGGAAAGAATACATTGACAATGACCGATGGCTAAAGCTGATAAATTATAAAACATAAAATGTGCTAGAAAACTCATGAAGATTGCTTGGAAATGGAAAGAACTTTGAAACAGGCCTTGCTGATTTGTACAAAGACAAACATGAAACTGTTggaaatatgaaataaaaacaaaatgattagatgaaaatttggaaatccTAGAAATTAACCTAATGCTTCTAAGAAAGTTTTGGAAATCCTAATTCTAGCCTATGATTTCTAAGAAAGCTGTTTAAAAGTAAAGAAACATCATATTTGTCATGTCtttgtgaagtgaaaagatTGTTCCCGATCTGATATACATATTTTAGTGTTTATAGATGCGTAATTTCCTTTCAAAATCAGCAGTTTAACTCCGTTAATGCCCACATTATGCTCCATGCTAGCCATATTGGTCTTCAAACATGGGTAGTGGTAACTGTCCACTCTCATATGTTGGGATAACTACCTCATGCTTAATTTGTAGGGACATCGTTGCCTCTCCCTTTATCAATACATGATCTACTGTGTCAGCTCCTTTTGCATCGGCACTCACTCGCACCAATGAACATGGGCCAATATGCCTTTGCACGCATCGATTAGTATGTAAATATTGGTCTTCATTATCGATCTCTCATGGAACCTTTAATACTCACACCCGCCAGCTTTAAATTGGTGTCACTACCGATGCATTCCTAATTGTCGATTTTCGAAGATCAATTGCCAATCAAACCACTATGTGACCTTCATTTGCCGCAGTTGATTAACTCCTTGTGATATAGCAGATTATTTCCATGTTGATTATTGATGAATTGTCAGCCTTGAAGAGATTTGCTAGCATAATCGGCttcgtttctttcttttatatCTGAACAAATCAGCATATCTTTGTACATACTGATAGGTGCATTAATATCAGTCATCATGCCAATTATTGATCGGCTTCAAATGAATGCTGCCGATAAGTTGTAAATATTGCACCAATAATTACGACTAAAACCATAAAATTACATAccttatatataatatatatatacacacatatatatatatatagtaacgCTAAGCTTAGATGATGATCCAACCTATTTCAGAAATAAACCAAGGGAACAGCCATTAAATTAaagatttttttaaagaaaagaatacCGCTGCAATACTATATCAAAAAAGAGACCACCTAGATAAAGCGATTGAAAGTCACAACATTTTTAAGCAATAAAGACAAACAAAGGAATCTCTAACATTAGGGAGATAGATTATCCtttattttttgtcatttgGAGAAAATGTAATTTCAAAGGTACAAAAATCTTGATGTATACAAGTGGTAGTATACTTCAGTCGTGAAATTGCTTGATTTGTAATTGGATTATTCTTGAGCATTAACCGGCATTTCATACTTTGGTGTACACCAGTTCGTCTCACTcgattttattataaaaacttATTGTTGCTAACTGAAacccaaaaaggaaaaggaatcaaaattcaaaattttcgatAAAGTCAAGCAGACATATAATTCCCGAAAAGACCCAGAtaatgattttattttttttaggcaAACTGTATATCTTTTTTGATAAAGCAAGAGAAAATACAAAAGCAGAAGGTTTGCATTACAAGAGCAATATGCACAGCAGCACAAAAGTCGAAATAATAAAATGAGTAAAACCCCAACTAAGATTATATTATTGCTTTAAAGCATAGATATAATCTTTGGATGCCAAAATTTGTTGCATCCGTACATTGGCACCGTGATCATTTTCTCCATCTCCTTCTGAAAGTTTTCCATGGCTGCAACAGGCAAGCACACTGGAACGACCAAACTATCATCTCCTTGGGTATTTCGAAGTCGCGAATAAACTGCCATATTAAAAGTTGGCCCTCCATCCATAATTCCGCCATAAATTGGCTTTCCCCAGCCAAAATCTACCTCGTCAATTCCAGTTCTTGATGCATCCGAAAGAATCCAATCCTTCAACAACGTAGAATACCCTGGTTTTCCATGCAAAACATTATAGTCAATGGCTGACTCGATGAAGTCCTCAGTTACTTGATGTTTTGCTTTCTTCACTAGCTCTAATGCATAGACAAATGAATTGTTGCACAACTGGTTGACCTTTGAGACTGCAGCGGAAGAGACAAATCCATTGCCATAATAACCACTAGGCAACTTTGGTTTATTTTTACCACAAACATTGACTGCATGGGTAAGAGTAACGATTTCTTCAGGATCCAATTGTAAGGCTATTGTTCTTGATCTCCATACAAGCGCAGTTACGAGATCAAATTTTGTTGCATAAGGAATGTTTGGTGGTAGGTATTTCTGGATGGCTTTTATCTCTTGTGCTCCAAAAAAGAAGCATTTGCGTACAAGGTTGAGAGGGGAGTCCAATATTGTAGGCTCAGTGCTACTATTACTGTTTTCTTCCACCTCGAACTCATTATGCACACATGTGACGTATGGTGGATTTCTTGCACTTAAGAGCCATCTTTGCCACACAGGTAATGGAGAAGGTGCTGATGATGGATCTTTGGATATTTGGCTTACTGCATTCAGAAACTGGGCTAAGCCAACTGCATCACTAATTGCATGGTTTATGCGAATAGCAAGGACAAGTCCACCACAGATCAAGCGAGTCACCtgaattttgaccccaaaagaaatgaaaatgataataaGAAAGTTTTCAAGTAAAGTTTGTAAATAAGTAGCAATTTTGGAAAGTATAATTGGATATTTCAAGTAAAGATTCTTGGATATTGTGAGAAACTTCATTTTAATGATAACTTTATCTACCTACCATTTTGCAGCTAATTCTATTAGGATTAACAGCAAACTACACAGAATAACCACTAGTATAGCGACTTTGTGCGTTCAGTGccattttgaaattaaaaaatagtTGAATGACTAATGTATAAGATTTCAATAATACAATGGTCAGTGGAGTTTTTTGTCctaataagaagaaaaaatgttATAGCTCCACGTATTTAGATTGTTTCcttatatttactcaattaatCTTCCGACAGATTCACATAGTCCTCCATAACTACTTAACTACCACTATTTTAGAGTTTAAATTACTAATAACCCCATAGTCTCTTATGCTATCATGTAACTCctttaaagtttcaaaatatcTATAAACTTCCTTGTGTTTTGATATAGAGTGAAAATTTGGCAGAAAAAAATCTTCTGTTATTAAAAGAAATGGTAGTATCGTCGGTGTTTAAATATTAAATGGAAAAAAGATCCATCCACCTATACAGTCATAGACGGATTTTTTAAATAGATACAAAATTATAAAGGGGTCAAGACTCAAGTGAACATTTATGTAAAAATACTAGAAGACATTATCCTCACACCTTTTTAGAGTATGTTTGGATATATATATCTCCGCAATTGGAAGTACTTTCCATCTATTTTCAACTTTACGTAGAACCACTTGTAAAGCGTAGATGGTCATATAGCAATTTGTAGATAACCAAACAAAGGCATACAGTTTGGCTGGAAGATGAAGAGGCCAGAGTTAGCCTGAATGTTTTGCCCACCTGAATCAACATCAATGGACTGTCCAAGATCTCTGTAGAGTCAGAAGCATCCACTAAGAACTCCTTTGAGTAAGGAAATGGTGGCTGCATGAAGTCACGAAGTTGATCGAGCCCAACCTCTGCAATGGCTTCTCTAAACACCACCCCTTCAGCTGTGCAGTTGACAAGAATCTTATCTGAAGGCCCTTCAATGAGCCTGCCGGCATAGGGATAGTAATAAACAAGTGCTTTAGCTACTGCATCCCTAATCACCCCAACAGGGTTCTTTTCGTCCAAGAATTGATTATAGCTAAAAAACATAATCATGGGTACATGAAATCTGAGGCCCTTTTGATCGTCTATATCAGAAAGTGGTCTTATTTCACGGGGAGTAGGTTTTGCAGGGACAATCAACTCTGCTTCCTTATGTCTCACTAAAAATTGCGTTGccatttcttatttttctttcttgttggggggagggggggggggacgGGGAAGTGTAGGGGCGCTACTACAAAATAATTGAAACTTTTAAAAGTTTGGTACCTACTAAGTCTCGCTATGTGTTCTCGTATTTATAGAATTTTTGAGCGCGTTACTACCTTTTTTAACCTAGTTCCTCACCTGAAAGAACGTTGCACGTGCATCGGTTATATTAGGCTTACCGGCCAACAAATatgatgagaaaaaaaaaaagaaaatatgataTCAAGCGAAACCAAAAATGTGATGGAGAATTGAAAACTAGAAAATGATACTTCCGGTGTTGGTCCTCATGCATGAGGACTTTAGGCTTTAGCCAccgactcttttttttttttttagccacCGACTTTCAACACGTACAACTATGGAAAAATCAACTTGCG is drawn from Coffea arabica cultivar ET-39 chromosome 1c, Coffea Arabica ET-39 HiFi, whole genome shotgun sequence and contains these coding sequences:
- the LOC113708435 gene encoding benzyl alcohol O-benzoyltransferase-like, with the translated sequence MATQFLVRHKEAELIVPAKPTPREIRPLSDIDDQKGLRFHVPMIMFFSYNQFLDEKNPVGVIRDAVAKALVYYYPYAGRLIEGPSDKILVNCTAEGVVFREAIAEVGLDQLRDFMQPPFPYSKEFLVDASDSTEILDSPLMLIQVGKTFRLTLASSSSSQTFAVNPNRISCKMVTRLICGGLVLAIRINHAISDAVGLAQFLNAVSQISKDPSSAPSPLPVWQRWLLSARNPPYVTCVHNEFEVEENSNSSTEPTILDSPLNLVRKCFFFGAQEIKAIQKYLPPNIPYATKFDLVTALVWRSRTIALQLDPEEIVTLTHAVNVCGKNKPKLPSGYYGNGFVSSAAVSKVNQLCNNSFVYALELVKKAKHQVTEDFIESAIDYNVLHGKPGYSTLLKDWILSDASRTGIDEVDFGWGKPIYGGIMDGGPTFNMAVYSRLRNTQGDDSLVVPVCLPVAAMENFQKEMEKMITVPMYGCNKFWHPKIISML